The sequence below is a genomic window from Acidobacteriota bacterium.
GGCCGCGCGTCCTCCGCGCGGCCCTCTCCGCCGTCGTCCTTCTCGCGGCGGCCGAGTCGGCCCTCCGCGCCGGGCGCGAGATCTCCTTCGGGAACTTCCTCGTGGGCGGGCCGGCCGGCGTGCCGCCGGTCCTCTCGGATTCCAACGTCGACTGGGGCCAGGAGCAGGGGCTCGTCTTCGACCGCGTGAGGCGCGGGGACCTCGGAAGGGTCGCGATGGCGTCTCTGCTCGTCGACGAGACCGGCGCGACACGCGCCGGCATCGCCGGCCTGGCGCTCAGGGGCGATGCCGACGCGGACACCGTGTTTTTCTCGCGCTTCCTCTGGGACCTCGGGGCGGCGATCGAGAAGAACGACGACACGTACTCGAAGTTCGTCTGGCTGCGCGGCTGGCTGCCGCCGCTGCGGCGCGGACTCGAGGCCCGGGCCTCGTCGATCGCCCCGTTCGGCGACGCTTACCTTCTCCTGCGTCTCAGACCGGTCACGGCCGCCCCGTCGTCAGCGCCCGGCTCCACTCCGTGAGCGTCCAGCCGCGCTGACGGGCGACGCCAAGGGCGCCCGCAAAGGCCTCGCGCTGCGCCTCGGGCAGGCACGCGAAGTCTCCGGGCGGCGCCGCCATCGCGCGGACGAAGAGGATCCATGCGTGGCATGAAGAAGAAGAAGAGAGAAGAGAAGTTTTCTTAGAAAGGTAAGAAAGGGCGGCCGGCGCGCCCGTCCCCAGGCGCAGCGACTCGGCGACAAGCGCGACCGTGCGAGGGTCATTCGCAGAAATCTTCACTTCTCTCTTCGTCAGCTCTTCTCCGAGCGACGCCGCCCTCGCGAAGTCCTTCATGTCGATCGCCCGGACGAGCTGGTCGCGCAGGGCGTCGCGGTATGGGTCGACCGATTCGCTCCCCTCCCCCTCTTCAATTTCAAAGAACTCTCTTCCCCATCCGACTCTCAAGGGCGAGACCGCGAGGCGCAGGGCGGGAGCGGGCGACGGCGCGGGCGCGGGCCGGAACGGCGGATCGAGCTGCGGGAGGCTGCCGTCCCAGCCGCCCTTCAGACGCGCGGCGAGGACGAGCGCGTGAATGCGGATCGGGCTCCACGCGGGCGTCAGGGAGAGATGGTGTGGCGCCGTCGCCCGCAGCGTGCCGTCCGGCGCGCGGTCGATCTCGTAAGGCGTCCCCGCCGCCCGCGACTCCGCGATCGGCTGGGGCGCGACCCGGGACGAAAGCGCATACACGGCCGGAAACGGCACGAGCGCGCCGAGAGCGTTCACGGCAACGCCCGCAGCGAGCGCGAGCGCCCCCGCAACGCGCCACGCCCGGCCGCCCTGCGCGAGCGCGACGCCCGCCAGCGCGACGAGGCAGGGCAGCGCCGGCAGCACGAGGCGCGGCCCCCACCCCGCCTGCCCGTCCCACGCCCACCAGGCCGCCGACGCGAAAAGCAGTGCGAGCGCCGACGCGGCGAGAGCGAGCGCGAGCCGCGAGTCGCGTCGGCGCAGCAGCAGGAACCCGGGAACGGCGAGGGCCGAGAGCGGTGCGTACCAGAGGAGGCCCTTGTTCGGCAGCAGCGTCAGCCGCAGCAGCCCAGTGAAGAACGGGTACGTGAACGTCTCTCCCCCGTACCCGCCTCCGAGCCTCCCGAAGCGGGCGATTTCGAGAAAGAGCCAGAGAAGAAGAATTCCTGCGAATGAAAGAAGCAGCGGCCAGGGCAGCGCGAGGCGGGTGGACGACGCGGCGCGGCGCCGCGGTGCAGGGGTGGCGGGCGGCGGGAACAGGGCGGCGACCAGCAGCGGCGCGACGACGATCGCGAGCAGCGTCTTCGTCAGGATCGCCCAGCCCGCCGCGACGCCGAGGACGACCGGCCAGCCGCGCGACGCGGGTTCTTCGCGCAGCTCGGCGACCGCGAGGACGGACAGCGTGACGCAGAGCGCCTGGAGGGGCTCGCCGTAGTCGCTGCCCGCGTAGCCCCAGAGAGGCGTCGCGAGGACGAGCCCAGCGCCGACCGCGGCCGCCGGAATCCGCGCGGCGCCGAGGACTCCGAGCGTACGCGCCGCCGCCCACGCGCAGCCCGCAAGGCAGAGGATCGGGACGAGGACGAAGAGCGGCGACGTCCGCGCCGCACCCGTCGCGCGCTCGACGGCCGCCGGCACGGCCTCGACGAGCGAGAGCCCCATCCCGTAACGCGACACGGCGTCCCCGCCAGGCCTCCGCGGCGCGTTGACGAAGTCGCGCGAGACGCCGATCTCGAAGAAGCGGGCGACGGCCGCGCCAGCCGAGAGCATTTCCCTCCCGTCCGGAATCAGGCCGTACGAGCGGCCGTCCACGGTCGCAAGGAGAACAGCCGCAACAAAAAGGCCGGCGATCCCCGCGAATCGCCGGCCCTGCGTTTCTTCGGCTCCCGTCAGGGATTTGCTGGGCTAACGCGACGGAATCGCCTTCGGGGTCGATCGTCTGGTCAGGACTGGGAACTTTCTCAGCGTCTTCGGGTCTTTGCGGGGCGGCGCTGGGCTTCTTCCCCGAATCTGGCCCGCATTCAGCCCAGGATCGGGCCCGGGCGCGGGGCGCGGGAGACGGCCGCGTGCTGCGTCGCCAGGACGCTCCAGTCGCGATTGAGCGAGGTTTTGAAGCTCGACGGGCCGCCCCTGAGCTGCCGGCGCCGTTTCAGGAGAGCCCTGGTGGCTCGAGTGATCCGGCGTTCGCCGTCTGGACGGGACAGCGATGTTCTGGCGCGGCAAAGCCATCCTTGTCACGTTGGTCGGCGCTTCTCCATCTCGGCGGGGTGTTTCGCGGCCGGGCGGGGCAGGCCAAGGGCGGCGCGGTGGCCGTCCGTCGTTCATCGTCTGCGCGATGTTGTTCGTGATGCGCGTGACGAGGTCGTTCACGATGTCGACCGGGTTGAAGATGCGCTCGGGGTGCGAGATGAGGTCGCCGAGCATCGATTTGAGGTCGGTGAGCGGCCTGATGAGGAGGTCGTGCGGGTCGCGAAGTCGAACTTGCCCCGCACGGCGTTTTCGGCGGCGTTCGCCTTGGTCCGCACGAAGGCCGCCTTCTCCGCCGCTTCCACTTTCTGCTTTTCGGCCTCTGCCTGTGCGCGTCGGAGAAGGCCGATGACCGTCGCCTGCTCGCACGCCGTCAGGACCGGAACGGCCGCCACCATCGCCGGCTTCGGCGTGACCTTGGGCTGCAATGCGAGCGAACCGACCTGAGGCCGCGGACGCCACAGGCGCGCGCACCGCGGTGGGCGGGTGCTCGGCCCTGTTCAGGATCTCCGCCGCCTTCCGGGCTGCTGCCAGGGCGTCGCTCTCCGCCCCCTGAACGAGTCCGCGCAGGTCGTCGCCGGCGGCCTTGACGCCGGCAAGGGCCGCGCCCGTGACCTCCCCGACGTTCCGGTTGATCGAGTTCACGAGCGTCTCGACGTTGCGGACCATGGTCCTGATGGAGTTCACGAGGTTTTCGATCGCACAGGTCAGACGGCGGCGGCGCGGCCGGGCGGGGCAGGGTCTGCGGGCGAAAATCTCCTGCCCGGGAGCGCCAGACCCCCCGGATGCGCTCGATTCAGACCCGCCGGCGCGCGCCGCGGGCCTTCCACCAGCGCGGGAGCGCATCGAAGAGGACGAGGAGGACGCACGCCATCATCACGGCGGTCAATCCGGCATTGAGCGCGCCCTTGAACGCGTCCGCCGGCTTCGCCGAACGGGCGAGCGGCAGAAAGATGTCCCGGATCGAGAGCGCGCCCCCGGCGAGCGTCGTCGTCCCGAGGAACGCGAGCGGCGCGGCCGTCGTCCACGCGTAGCGCGCCTTGCCCTCGTTCACGAGGACGCTCGTCGCGACCGTGAGCGCGACGACCGCGAGGAGCTGGTTCGCGACGCCGAACATCGGCCAGAGCGTCTGGATCGATCCCGTGAAGATGAACCAGCTCCAGCCTCCCACGACGAGCGCGGTCGCCAGGACGCTTCCCGGCAGCCAGTCCGTCTTGCCGAAGCGCGGGGAGACGCGCCCGAGCAGCTCCTGCACGAGGAAGCGGCCGATCCGCGTGCCGGTGTCGATCGTCGTGAGCACGAAGAGCGCCTCGAACATGATGACGAAGTGGTAGAAGTACGACATGAACGCGCGGGCGCCCGGCAGGTCGCCGAAAATCTGCGCGATCCCGACCGCGAGCGACACGCCGCCGCCCGTCCGGCCTTCGAGGCGCGGCTCGCCGACGAGCGCCGCCAGCTCCGAGAGGCGGCCGCCGTCCAGTCCGGTCTTGGCGACGAGCGCCTGGAACGCGGCCGGCGAGAGGTTGATCCGGAAGTAGTCCGCCGGGAAGAGCGAGCAGGCGGCGACGAGCGCCGTGACGCCCACAAGGCTCTCCATCAGCATCGCGCCGTAACCGATCGGCCGCGCGTCGCGCTCGTTGTCGATCATCTTGGGCGTCGTGCCCGAGGACACGAGAGCGTGGAAGCCCGAGATCGCCCCGCACGCGATCGTCACGAACATGAACGGAAACAGCGCGCCCGGGACGAGAGGCCCGCCGCCCGACGTGAAGGCCGACAGCGCGGGGGCCTTGACCTCCGGGCGCACGAGGACGACCGTCGCAACGATGAGCGCGATCGTCCCGACCTTCATGTAGCTCGAGAGGTAGTCGCGCGGGCAGAGGAGCATCCAGACGGGCAGCACGGAGGCGCAGAACCCGTAGACGGCGATCGAAGTCGTGAGGCCGTTCTCCGAGAGCATGAAGAAGTGCGCGTGCGCCGCCCACTGGTGTCCGGGCGAGAAGAGGCCGCCGAGGATCACGCACCCCAGAAGAAGCGTGACTCCGATCGCGGAGGCTTCTCCCACCCGGCCGGGCCGGAGGCGGTACATCCAGAGACCCATGAGGAGGGCGATGGGGATGGACGCCGCGATCGCGAACGTTCCCCACGCGCTCTCGGCGAGCGCCTTGACGACGATGAACCCGAGGACGGCCATGGCCACGACGACGATGAACAGGATCGCGACCATGGCGACCATGCCGCTGGCCGGGCTGATCTCGTCCCGCGCGATCTCCGCGAGCGAGCGCCCGCCGCGCCGGATCGAGGCGACGAGGATCACGAAGTCCTGAACGGCGCCCGCGAGACAGACGCCGAAAACGAGCCACAGGAAGCCCGGCAGCCACCCGAATTGCGCGGCGAGCACGGGTCCGATGAGCGGGCCCGCGCCGGAGATCGCCGCGAAGTGGTGGCCCCAGAGCACCCAGCGGTTCGTGGGGTGGAAGTTCTGGCCGTCGCGGAGGGTGTGCGCGGGCGTCAGCCGCGTCTCGTCGAGGACGAGCACTTTCTTCGCGAGAAACGCGCTGTAGTACCGGTAGAAGACGGCGTAGACGCCCAGCGCGCCGAGCACCAGCCAGAATGCGTTGACCGTCACCCTGGAGATTCTACGGGCGGGCGCTCAGTTGGAGGGCCGCTCGGACAGGCCGTAACAGCCCGGCGTCAGGCACGCGAGGCGGGCCGGCCCGGCCTTCACCGGCGAGTCGGGCGCGACGGCGGGCACGACGGACACGCAATCGGCCCCGGCCGGCCTGAAGCGCGTCGCGAGCGTGATCGTGCGCTGCTCGCCGGCGCCCATCGAGCCGACGTCGACGTGCCCGACCAAGACCGCTCCCGTCTTCGCGTCGAGGGCGACGCCCTTCGCGGCGGCCGCGCCGCGGTTCGAGACGCGGACCCGGAGCTTGAGCTCCTGCCCGAAGGCGGCGGGGAAACCCGGGTCGACGCTGACCTCGAGGACGCCCACGTCGGGCGCCTGGGCGCGCGCGGGAGCCGGCGCAAGAGCCGGGACGAGGATCAGCGCCGCGGCGAGGACCGCGGCAAACGTCGATGTGAGGCAACGGTCATTTCGCATCTCGTCCCCTTTGATCAAGGTGCGCTCCTCGCGGCCGATCGTCCACTCCGTCGGATAGTCCCGACGCGCTAATCGCGCGTCCCGGAGCGCCAGAAGCCCGTTCTGGCCCCTGAGCGACAGGTTCCGGGCCCTCATTCGGGATCCTCGGTGCCGCCCGCCGACGGATCCGGCGCTCCTTCGGCGCCCCGGCGGTACTCGTTCGGCGACACGCCGAACCGGGCCTTGAACCGGCGCGTGAAGTGCGACGGGTCCTTGAACCCGACGCGATACGCGATCTTCGTGACGGGGTCGTCGCCGGCCCGGATGACGCGCGCGGCCTCCAGGAGCCGCGCCTCCATGAGCCAGCTCATCGGGGTCGTGTCGAAGCGCTCCCTGAAGATCCGCTGGAGCGTGCGCAACGAAACGCCCGCGATCTCCGCGAGCGTTTCGGCCGTGAGGTCTTCGCGCAGGCGCGCCGGGAGGTTCTGTTTGAGCCGCTCGATCGGATCGTCGCCGGAAACGGACGTCTCGCCCGCCGCAAGGACCGGCGGGGGCGCCGTGGCCCGGAGGACGGCCGCCTTCCGCACGCGCCAACCCACGGCCACGAAAACGGCGAGCACCCCGAGAGCCACGGCCGCCCAGGGACGCGCGTTCCGCGCCAGGCGCGTGAAGGACCCCGGCGGCTGCAGTGACGCCGCCGCCCACACCGCGGGCGACTCGTACGCCGCGCGGCCCTGGAAATCGACCGACGCGCGCATCGGAACGGGTTCGCCCGGGCGCATCGCGAGGTCGTTCACCGCTGCCGAGACCCCAAACGCCGCATCGGACGCCGGCTTGCCGCCCACGGCCGCCCACGGCACGGCGATCTCGACGCGATAGCCCGGCCCCTTCCCGGGACCGGCCTCGGGACCGTCCGCGACGGCGACCTCGATCGGCACGTTCATGCCCCAGTCCTTCGGCTGCGGCGCCGCGTCGGCCTCCATCTCCGGCCGCACGGTTCCCGACAGGGCCGACGAACCCTTGAACGTCGTCCTGCGGCCGTCGCGCGAGACGGTGAACTGGTAGTCGTTCGTGTCCATCCGCGGTGTCGCCTCGCCGTGGACGTCGAGGAAGAGCTCGACGGAGTCGGACTTCAGGCCGAGATCGGGGTCTTCGTCCTCCCGTCCGAGCGTCACGGACGTGGCGTCCCCGATCTCGAAGAGCACCCGGAGGGCCGTCTCGTCCCAGGCGAGCCGCAGCGTCGCGGGGGTCGCGCCGACGACGAACGTCACCGGCGAAACCGACGCCCAGGGGCCCAGGTTTGCGTCCACGGGCGACGGCCTCTCCAGAAATACGAGCCGTAGCTTTTCCCCGGGACGCGCAGCCCCGTCCCCCGTGGCGGCAGCCACGGCCGCGAGTCCGGCAACGAGGAGGACGGCAAGGCGTCGATTCAGGGTTTGCGGAGCTTATCCGACGTCTCGTCCTGCTCCCGTGGGGCGGCGCGGCCCACGCCCTCAGTCCGCGCCGGCCTCGGTCTCGCGGTGACGATCGATCCAGATCGCCCACGGGATGAAAACGAGGAGAGCGAGGGTCCCGATCGCGGCGGCCGTCATGTTCGGCGGCGGCGGCCCGAAGGCCGCGCCCGCGTAGAAGAAGAGAAGCACCGCGACGAGCGCGGCGAGCGCCCATCGCCCGACCGCGTCCTTCGGGCGCGTCGCCTTCGTGTAGAGCCAGACGCCCAGAGCGAACATCGGGAGCTCGACGGCGAGCGTGGCGGGCACGGAGTTCCAGAGGCCCATGCCGACGAAGATCGAGCTGCCCGGCCAGAGAGGAAGGTCGGGCCGGTGGACGATCGCGTCGCAGATCCAGTGGCTCACGACGCCGAGCGCCGAGACCCATCCGACGGCCACGCTCCGCGTGAAGAAGTGCGCGAGCGCGCCGTAGAGAAGCGCCCACGCGATCGCCATCGCGAGGCTGTGGGACCACGGGTACGAGTCGAACGAAAAGTTCAGGAAGGGGTTGGCGCCGCGCTCGATCGTCGCCCTCTCGACGCCGAGGAGGAGGAAGACCGGCCAGAGAAGGTCGAGGAGAAAGGGGGCTGTAAAGAGCCAGCCGAGCGACCCGCGCGGCGCACCGGCCTTGCTGGCGAACCCCACTGCGG
It includes:
- a CDS encoding metal-dependent hydrolase — its product is MFIGHAAVGFASKAGAPRGSLGWLFTAPFLLDLLWPVFLLLGVERATIERGANPFLNFSFDSYPWSHSLAMAIAWALLYGALAHFFTRSVAVGWVSALGVVSHWICDAIVHRPDLPLWPGSSIFVGMGLWNSVPATLAVELPMFALGVWLYTKATRPKDAVGRWALAALVAVLLFFYAGAAFGPPPPNMTAAAIGTLALLVFIPWAIWIDRHRETEAGAD
- a CDS encoding helix-turn-helix domain-containing protein, which translates into the protein MDANLGPWASVSPVTFVVGATPATLRLAWDETALRVLFEIGDATSVTLGREDEDPDLGLKSDSVELFLDVHGEATPRMDTNDYQFTVSRDGRRTTFKGSSALSGTVRPEMEADAAPQPKDWGMNVPIEVAVADGPEAGPGKGPGYRVEIAVPWAAVGGKPASDAAFGVSAAVNDLAMRPGEPVPMRASVDFQGRAAYESPAVWAAASLQPPGSFTRLARNARPWAAVALGVLAVFVAVGWRVRKAAVLRATAPPPVLAAGETSVSGDDPIERLKQNLPARLREDLTAETLAEIAGVSLRTLQRIFRERFDTTPMSWLMEARLLEAARVIRAGDDPVTKIAYRVGFKDPSHFTRRFKARFGVSPNEYRRGAEGAPDPSAGGTEDPE
- a CDS encoding carbon starvation protein A, which translates into the protein MTVNAFWLVLGALGVYAVFYRYYSAFLAKKVLVLDETRLTPAHTLRDGQNFHPTNRWVLWGHHFAAISGAGPLIGPVLAAQFGWLPGFLWLVFGVCLAGAVQDFVILVASIRRGGRSLAEIARDEISPASGMVAMVAILFIVVVAMAVLGFIVVKALAESAWGTFAIAASIPIALLMGLWMYRLRPGRVGEASAIGVTLLLGCVILGGLFSPGHQWAAHAHFFMLSENGLTTSIAVYGFCASVLPVWMLLCPRDYLSSYMKVGTIALIVATVVLVRPEVKAPALSAFTSGGGPLVPGALFPFMFVTIACGAISGFHALVSSGTTPKMIDNERDARPIGYGAMLMESLVGVTALVAACSLFPADYFRINLSPAAFQALVAKTGLDGGRLSELAALVGEPRLEGRTGGGVSLAVGIAQIFGDLPGARAFMSYFYHFVIMFEALFVLTTIDTGTRIGRFLVQELLGRVSPRFGKTDWLPGSVLATALVVGGWSWFIFTGSIQTLWPMFGVANQLLAVVALTVATSVLVNEGKARYAWTTAAPLAFLGTTTLAGGALSIRDIFLPLARSAKPADAFKGALNAGLTAVMMACVLLVLFDALPRWWKARGARRRV